GCGCACATCCAGCTGCGCCGTATAGAGATTGTCGCCCAGCTCGTCTTTCAGCTCTTGCAAACGCTCCTGGCGGCGGCCTGTGGCGATCACTTTATGGCCATTTTGAATAAAACGGCGCGTAATACCTTCACCAAAACCCGCGGTAGCCCCGGTAACCAGAATAATCATGTCATTGTTCCTCAACGCTTTTTGTGATGTCGTAACATAGCATGCACCGCGTTTACGCGGTAACACAAGTTATCCCGTTTATCAGTGTGGCAAAAAAAGTGCGCTTATGCAGACGAGAGAAAGCATTGCGGTGCGCGCGGCGGATGCCTACTCTGAGAAGAGTCACCGCATTCAGGAGCGAAATATGTCGGCCACCAATCCCTTCTTTACCGCCAGCCCATTGCCTTACCAGGCACCACCGTTCGATGCCATCCAGCAGGAACATTACCGCCCGGCCTTTGACGAAGGCGTGCGGCAAAAACGCGCCGAGATAGCCGCCATCACCAACAACAGCGCAGCGGCAGATTTTACCAACACTTACCTTGCGCTGGAGCAGAGCGGTGAACTGCTCACCAGAGTCACCAGCGTGTTCTTCGCCATGACTTCCGCCCATACCAATGATTTTCTCCAGCAACTGGATGAAGCTTTTTCCACCGAACTGGCGGTGCTGGCGAACGATATCTATTTGAATGATGCGCTGTTTGCCCGCGTTGAAACGGTATGGATAGACCGCGAATCGCTGGGGCTTGATGCACAATCGTTGCGGCTGGTGGAGGTCACATACCAACGCTTTGTGCTGGCCGGTGCGACGCTGAGCGCGCAGGATAAAATCACTCTGAAAGCATTGAATACCGAAGCGGCAGCGCTGACCAGCCAGTTCAACCAACGCCTGCTGGCGGCGGATAAAGCGGGCGGGCTGGTGGTGGATTATGCCCATCAGCTTGAGGGGTTAAGTACAGAAGAGATCGCGACGGCCGCAGAAGCCGCAACGGCAAAAGGGCTGGAAAACCGCTGGTTGCTGGCGCTGCTCAATACCACCCAACAACCGGCTCTTGACGTATTACGCGATCGCCAGACGCGGGAAAATCTTTTTAACGCAAGCTGGTTAAGAACGCAGCGCGGTGATGCTAACGATACGCGCGCGCTGGTGCTGCGCCTGGTGCAGTTACGCGCAAAGCAGGCGAAGCTGCTTGGTTTTGACGATTTCGCCAGCTGGAAAATCGCTGATCAGATGGCCGGCACGCCGCAGGCCGCGCTTGAGTTTATGCGCCATATTGCCCCGGCGGCCCGCGCCCGCGCCGAGCGTGAACTGGCGGATATTCAGCACGTGATTGATAACCAGCAAGGCGGGTTTACCGCGCAAGCCTGGGACTGGGCATTTTACGCTGAGCAGGTGCGGCTGGCGAAATACGCCCTTGATGAGTCGCAAATTAAACCTTATTTCGCCCTGAATACCGTCTTAACCGAAGGTGTGTTCTGGGCGGCAAGCCAGTTGTTCGGCCTTCGCTTTAGCGAGCGCGTTGATATTCCGGTTTATCATCCTGATGTGCGCGTGTGGGAGATTTTCGACGACAAGGGTCGTGGCCTGGCGCTATTTTATGGCGATTTCTTCGCCCGCGATTCAAAAAGCGGCGGCGCCTGGATGGGCAACTTTATTGAGCAATCCACGCTGAACGGCACGCAGCCGGTTATTTATAACGTCTGCAACTACCAGAAACCGGCGAACGGCCAGGCGGCGCTGCTTTCGTGGGATGAGGTGATCACGCTGTTCCACGAATTTGGTCATACCTTGCATGGCCTGTTTGCCAGCCAGCGTTATGCCAGCCTATCCGGCACCAATACGCCGCGCGATTTTGTCGAATTCCCGTCACAAATTAATGAGCACTGGGCCAGCCAGCAGCAAGTCTTTACCCGCTATGCTCGTCATCACCAGAGCGGTGAACCGATGCCCGATGCATTGCGCGAGAAGATGCTGCGCGCCACGCAGTTTAATAAAGGGTATGACATGACCGAACTGCTCAGCGCCGCGCTGCTGGATATGCACTGGCATGGTCTGGCAGACGGTGCCGATGTGCAGGATGTGGACAGCTTTGAAGCGCAGGCCATCCGCCAGGAAAACCTCGACCTGGCCGCCGTGCCGCCGCGCTATCGCAGCAGCTATTTTGCGCATATTTTTGGCGGCGGGTATGCGGCGGGTTATTACGCCTATTTGTGGACGCAAATGCTCGCCGATGACGGCTATCAGTGGTTTGTTGAACAGGGCGGGTTAACCCGTGAAAACGGGCAGCGGTTTCGCGAAGCCATTTTGTCGCGCGGCAACAGTGAAGATTTGGTCGAACTGTATCGCCAGTGGCGCGGCCACGATCCGCATATCGAACCGATGCTGAAAAATCGCGGTCTGAGTGAGTAGTTTGTATGTGGGTTGCTTTAAAAAGTTACATAACACGCCGCAATATTGACCTGATTCTGTTGGGGAAATAACGTTAACCGTGGTGATGAATCCCCCTACGCGGAGGGGCTACCAGTCATACCTTTTTGGGGTGAAAGCGAGATTTGCGGGCTGGCGCAAACTCACCGGGAGGCACCCGGCATCACCGTAATCTCCTTAGCCAGAGGGCGGCTTTTTAACCGCTTTCTGGCGTTTTGCTGCCTTCTTATACCCACACAATTGTTAAAGTGTGGGCTACCTCACGTTTCCCGACGTAGCGTTATCCCGCTCATTAAGCCAAATTAAAGGACCTAATTTTAGCGCTTAACATTCTGCGGCATTGACCAGACATTGAGAAAGTGGCTGTGCTAATGTCGAATGCAATTTAAGCAACTGAGGTAACCGACATGACCAAAAATGTAGTGGTAATACGCGCCGGTGGTAAGGTTGAAAATGTGACCGTTGAAGACAACGCCAAATCGGTCACCTTCAAAAATGAGCAAAGCTCGTTTCTTGAAATTCCCATTGAATCCTGGGAGTTAGATGGAGAAACCTTCCTCGTTGCCCGCTTTTCTGACCTGGTAAGCCAGCAGGAAACCGAACAAGCCATCCGGAAATTTTACTGATAACCAACCGCCTGAGGGCGGTTTTTTATACCCGTACGCGGAGGTATAAATGGAAAACGAACATGACGTCTCAGAAGCCCTTACACCAACCATCAGCACGCAGGACAGCGCTTTATCGCATCTGGTCTCCTGCGCCAATCTCGGTGCTGGCATGGTGGTTACGCTGGTTG
The nucleotide sequence above comes from Kosakonia sp. H02. Encoded proteins:
- the dcp gene encoding peptidyl-dipeptidase Dcp — its product is MSATNPFFTASPLPYQAPPFDAIQQEHYRPAFDEGVRQKRAEIAAITNNSAAADFTNTYLALEQSGELLTRVTSVFFAMTSAHTNDFLQQLDEAFSTELAVLANDIYLNDALFARVETVWIDRESLGLDAQSLRLVEVTYQRFVLAGATLSAQDKITLKALNTEAAALTSQFNQRLLAADKAGGLVVDYAHQLEGLSTEEIATAAEAATAKGLENRWLLALLNTTQQPALDVLRDRQTRENLFNASWLRTQRGDANDTRALVLRLVQLRAKQAKLLGFDDFASWKIADQMAGTPQAALEFMRHIAPAARARAERELADIQHVIDNQQGGFTAQAWDWAFYAEQVRLAKYALDESQIKPYFALNTVLTEGVFWAASQLFGLRFSERVDIPVYHPDVRVWEIFDDKGRGLALFYGDFFARDSKSGGAWMGNFIEQSTLNGTQPVIYNVCNYQKPANGQAALLSWDEVITLFHEFGHTLHGLFASQRYASLSGTNTPRDFVEFPSQINEHWASQQQVFTRYARHHQSGEPMPDALREKMLRATQFNKGYDMTELLSAALLDMHWHGLADGADVQDVDSFEAQAIRQENLDLAAVPPRYRSSYFAHIFGGGYAAGYYAYLWTQMLADDGYQWFVEQGGLTRENGQRFREAILSRGNSEDLVELYRQWRGHDPHIEPMLKNRGLSE